TATCGCACGAACGACGGATGAGGGGGCTGACGTGGAATCCGCTGGATTCGACGTCCTGAACGAACTCGCGGGTGGCGATATTCTACAGGCGGAGCAGGCCGAGTGCCTCGGGGCTTGACCCCGAGGGTGAAGGCCGTAAGCCCCACTAAACATGTTCCGTCCGCTCGATATACTGCTCAACCGTTTCGGTCGAGACATCGCCTGCCGTTCCGACGTAGTACGATTCCTTCCAAAATCCGCCACCCCACAGGTATTCCTCCAAGAACGGTTCGTGCTGTTCCCACATCTCCCGTGCCGTGATGCTCTTAACCGTCCGCACGATTTCGCTCGGTGAGTGCTTCGGATGGGCTGACAGAAACAGGTGTACGTGGTCGGGAGAAATGTGGAGTGCTAGTATCTCGTAGCCGTACTCGTCGCACACATCGCGGAAACTCGCTTCCAGTGATTCCTCGATTGGTTCGAGAATCGCATTGCGATACTTCGA
This region of Natronobacterium texcoconense genomic DNA includes:
- a CDS encoding twin-arginine translocation signal domain-containing protein; protein product: MELDRRSALKGICAAGATLLVTGVASATDEQARYIARTTDEGADVESAGFDVLNELAGGDILQAEQAECLGA
- the tnpA gene encoding IS200/IS605 family transposase translates to SKYRNAILEPIEESLEASFRDVCDEYGYEILALHISPDHVHLFLSAHPKHSPSEIVRTVKSITAREMWEQHEPFLEEYLWGGGFWKESYYVGTAGDVSTETVEQYIERTEHV